In Oryzias latipes chromosome 6, ASM223467v1, the sequence attcctcttcGTGATAACCTCAACATTTTATGctagtaaaattatttttataaattatttatgatattaatatatttatgctgtttgcttttaataaaacactttttccctcttgtacagaaaaatattgaaattatgataaatacaaataatgtacattttgtctactttttttctttacttttttttctactggtaAAAACGGAACCAtcatttattatgttttaatgAATTCAAATAATGGTATTTTCATCTATTGGGGAAAACGTTATTACCTTTGAATTTTGTTGGTCCAGCATTATTAAACACCTAAACAACGAAGGAGTCTGTACATTTCTGCTCatgtaaaatcatgtttttgctcaattaaacacaaaaccttaaggtttttttttttctttaactctgtatttttgttttatcatcgcaacacaaaacaaacataacaactCCCTGAAACAAGTTTGACCTTGAGTCCACATTCAGTATGGTGTAAACcaggtaaaacataaaaattacaattaaaaaaaacattgatgcaAGATGTGACAAACAGTTCAGTTAAACATATATTCATACAACCACAATCAAAGGTACAAGGAACAGTCACAACCCCAAATAGATTTTAACTGCGTGCCAGCGACTTTCAAAGATATCTGATTTTAGTTGTAGCAATGCTgtcattttttccatcaaataaaCGTGTTTGATTCTTTGTTTCCATTCAGTTACAGAAGGTGATGTTACATTTTTCCAATTACCTGTTATGGTTTTATTTGCGACCAGTAATAAAATGCGCATTATATATTTTTGATCAGCATCAAAGTCTTTTGGAAATACACCAAGCGGATACGACAGAGTACTTAAAGGAATGTCATGATTTACAATAGTTTCAATCTCCCTCTTAATATCTTTCCAAAATTCACAGATAGCTGGGCaatcaaagaaaatatgtgTATGATCACCAATTTTTCCACATTGCCTCCAACATAAGGCTGTGGATGAGCCCTTGGCAAAATTAGAAATCAACAGGGGTGAGTGAAAAAAACGCATTTTGATTTTCCAGTCAAACTCTTTCCATAGTTGGCTATTAATTCCTACATGGCTGTCCTCACACAGTTTATCCCATTGTTCATCTTCTATTATGCAGTTAGATTCCAATTCCCATTTTTCTTTGATATTATATGTATGCTGTCCGGTGGCAGTTGAGAGTCTCTTATACAAaatggaaacatgtttttgcgtCGGAAAGTTTTTTTCTGCGATTTTAGTAAAATACTTTTCTATGCAGTTTGGGGTTTTATTGATTCTGTCTCGCTCCTTGTTTCTTCATGACGTAATGCCTGATTTgtagatatttataaaaatcattCAGTAGAAGACCAAATTGTCTTTGAAGCTGTGAAAAGGACTTAAGTTCGGTTCCATCGAACAACTGGTTAAGAGTTATAAGGCCTTTAGTGGCCCATGTCTTAAAGGTGGGATCCCACATTGAAGGCGGAAAGACTATATTACCGACAATAGGCATTGCTCTGGAAATTGACCCTGTGTCAAGTAGCATTTTATTTACTACCGTCCATATCTTTAAAGTATGCTTGATCCAATTGTTTCCAATTTTGATTTTGTTGACAGATTTTAGATCAGTAAATGGAAGAGTAGACAGCCGCACCCCTTTAGTTTCACCTTGTTCCACTTTAAACCATTTTACTTCCTCATCCTCTCTAATCCAGACCACGATTGCCGTCAACTGAGCTGCCCAAAAGGGTTTATTTTTATGCTTGCATTTATTATTATGCAACAATAAAGACAAATTACCGGTATAATAGAACAAACTGATTAAAACGCATCAGAAATCACCTCAAGTGAGTTTAAAAGCTAAAGTTTAAAAGACCATCTTTGTAAGACATAAACCTCTATCTAGAAAGGATTTTTCACTATGTCTTTATATGATgtataatacatttaaactgTAGTAGcaagtaaaatattaaaaaagaaagaatcgtTAGTTGTTTCCATGACAAAACAGAGTAATCTGCAGCTGTTTCACTTTTGGTCAGAAAGTGAGTTCTTCTAAATAAATGTGTAGATAAAGAAACATCTTCGCAGAACGGGGAATTTACGTACAAATATAACTTTTAGAGCATTTTGTAAAATCttcatatatgtatgtatatatatatatatatatatatatatatatatatatatatatatatatatatatatatatatatacatatatatatacatatatatatatatgtgtgtgtgtgtgtgtgtacaaatATCGGCTTTTTTGGAGTTCCATTTATGGAAATGTAACTTCAATCACGTGGGCAGTCACGTGATCTATGAAGGCTCTGACGTCGAGAGCCAACATGTCCCCCTGAAAAATCAACAGTGTCTGGATCCCAGGCTCGATAATCCCGTTTAGTTTTTCACTGGGATTGATAGGCCCATCGCGGAGGACATGAAGACCTTCTGCGGCAGAGCGAACCCGACCACCGGAGCTCTGGACTGGGTGGAGGAGAGCGAGGAGTACGACTACCACCAGGAGATCGCTCGGTAGGCTCACGAGGCGGCGGCACGCGGGCGACGCTGCCGTTATTAACGCACGTGACCGCAGTAACAGCGCGTGTGTCTGAGAGTAGGCCGTTCAGACTCAGGAGTAAAGATCAAAGGGAAGGTTCAAGGCGACTGATCGCGTGCGTTCTGGCGCGCTCgttttctgattggtcagaaatttatttttagaGTTTGCAGAGGCGTATCTGAGGGGTGACCACGGCGGCTCCTGCGCCATCTCCCCTTCAGTGTCCATGTTCAAAGAAACAATATTAAAATCCACAACTAAGACATTTTCAGAACACgatgaataaaaatataattcttGAATTTGAactgtatttttgtttcttttcaggtCCTGTTATGCTGATATGCTGCATGATCATGACAGGGTGAGAACACTTGGAAGttctctctttaaaaaaatatttttaaagtattaatTTAAACACTAGGGGTGCAAATCTAATCTAGCAGCTGAAGAAGCTGAATcaattgtaaaatacttttttttaaaatgtatatatatattttttttaaggaaaatattaaacaaaaagacagaattCATTTCCAAAACATGCAGAATTGCATGCATAATGTGATTCTTCACAGAAGTAAAAACAGCCTTTCTGGGCAGCCCTTACAACTTTACACATTCATTCTCCCACAAAAGCTTTTTAACTTTCCTACTTATGgaatcttaattttatttttacattattttactcaactattttctttaatgtcagtcaaactatttaaatatatacatatatatatttttttgcataaataacaTCTATTTCTATTATTCAACCCTGGAGACTCACTAGGTCAAATTtgacttgttcttttttttatttaattcttttgttttacattttttgttgttcctgTTAATTGCTGCTGttcttgggttctccagggttaaagtgtctatttacattttaataatgTTGGATTTCTTTCAGAATGAGAAGTATTATCAGGGAATCCGAGAGGCTGTGGCGAGACTGAAGGCTCGTGGCGAGAAGGTCATCGTCCTGGACATCGGGACAGGAACCGGCCTTCTGTCCATGATGGCCGTCACTGCCGGAGCTGACTTCTGCTACGCTGTGGAGGTACGGATTTAGTTGTAAACGATCCGGCTTTGTGGAGAACAGTTTAGgagaattctgtttttaaaccaTAATAATTAAAAGGAGAAGCTGTAACAGGTTTATTTGACTAACGAAACGTAAAGGAATATTAGTTTTTGTGGAGTAATAAATATGATCAGTTTTCATTGATGTCACAATTACCTCTGGATTATTAGATGATTAAACTCGTCCTGTGTGTATCTTACACATTGTAGAGTGTATTTTGTGCAATGTTTTTGCGCTGCATGAGGTTGTgttgtgctgcaggtttttaagCCCATGGCAGAAGCAGCTCAGAGCATCGTGGAGAGAAACGGCTTTTCCGACAAGATCAAGATAATCAACAAACACTCCACAGACGTCACAGTGGGAGCAGGTGAGGCAGCAGCAACAAAGGCACCTGCTGGCTTTTCTAGTGTTGGACTCTCAGGGGTTCCATAcagaacgaaaaaaaaaaaaggtttaaactttgGTTTCCGATTTCAAAGATGTTTCTCAGAAATccttactttttttcctttttttaatttgaaacgCGTCTGACAGATGACGCTCGAAGGTGTTGCTGCCAATAAGATCTTCTCCTCCAAACAGGTGGAGACATGCCGACGAGGGCCAACCTTCTGATCACAGAGCTCTTTGACACGGAGCTTATCGGTGAAGGAGCTCTGCCCAGTTATGAGCACGCTCACCAACACCTGGTTCAGGTGAGCTCGTCAAAGATGTCTGAGTCCTGAACGGAGagaagctgtcaatcaaacctgGCGCTCCCTCTCCTGTAGGAGGGCTGCGAGGCCGTCCCTCACAGAGCGACCGTCTACGCCCAGCTGGTGGAGTCGGAGCTGCTGTGGGGCTGGGCGCAGCTGCAGCCGATGGAGGTGAAGGGTGTGCGTCTGCTTCCGCCGCCTGCCGTCAGCCGCTGCGCAGGCGCTCACTCGGTGTGCGACATCCAGCTGAGCCAGGTGTCCCCGGCCAGCTTCAAGCCGCTGAGTCCTCTCTGCACCATGTTCAGGTGAGCAGGAAGTCGGGTTCCGCTCGGCAGCTTCCCGTCTGCCGCCGTTAAGCCcctcctccctgctccgcctCCAGCGTGGACTTCAGCAAACCGGTGAGCAGCGCCTTCCAGTCCCACTCCGCCCAGTTTGTGGCGCGGTGTAGCGGCAGAGGTCAGGTGGTCCTGTCGTGGTGGGACCTCCATATGGATCCCCGAGGAGACGTTGTGTGCACCATGGCGCCCAGCTGGACGTATCCTCATCAGAAGAGGGCGCCAGTGAGTCTCTGATCAGcgtctgcagctgctttctgCTAAAATCCCTGCAGGTTCAGATGATGACGGACATTTCTGTGTTTCAGTGGCGTGATCACTGGATGCAGAGTGTCTACTTCCTGCCTGAGGAGAGTAAGGTGACGGAGGGGGACGATCTTTGTCTGACGGTCTGCCATGACGACTACAGTCTGTGGTACAGCCTGCAGGCTCACAGGTATTTcagtttttagactaaatcagtaacttgtttggtttttctctgTCATTGATCTGATGTTTCTTCACAACTTCAGCCGGCAGGACCAGCAGACTGAAGCTCCTCCCCCTCGACCCAGCTGCACCTGCCAGGCTCACCTGGTCTGGACTCGGCCGCGGTTCGGCGAACTCAACGACGGGCGGCGTACGGAGAGTTACGTCCAAGCTCTGCGCAGCGTGAGAAAAGATCAGGACCACAACGTTCACACGGGTCGGCTCTGATGTTTAATCTGTGGCGTTGACTCCAGGTTCTGAAAGAGGACGCCGTCTGTCTGAGCGTCAGCGATGGAAGTCTGCTTCCTGTGTTTGCTCACAAGCTGGGAGCCAAGAAGGTACTGCTTCCACCACTTTCATCGCATCATTGAAATCGTTTTAataaagacccgctccaatgaaaattgtttaaCGTGTTTTTGTGGCATATTTTTCGTTTCTTGTGAAAAATAACCACAAAATTGtagttctgagtatttcatttaaatgagataaaaaaaatcccaaaaaatgATAGGCGAAGCTTTTCAAATGGATAATGGGAGCGGGTCTTTCAGATGCAGCCTGTTCCTAGAAAcggttttctgctgctgctgtttccacTGAAGCTGATTAGTGCTGGACGAACAAGAAAAACGATCAAGCTTATTTATTTGAGTATTAATCTCTGCCCTTAGATgtattaattttactttttgtacttacttttacttttactttttatttttaagtttaacttTGTTTTCATCAAAATTGTTGTCGTACGTTGTCGATTATTTAACTGTTGTGCTTTTGTGTCTCAGGTCTACAGCTTGGAAAACTCCAGAATGTCCAAACAATTGATTGAGCAGGTGAGTCCCTCATAGAAGTCCCTCAAAATCACCTTGtgctctattttcaaagtgtttccagtgttttttttattttgattatgcAGTTTCTAGCCAAGAtccccaaaaacctgtgtcatttttttaggttattttaaggcagtagttcattacaaattcacctctgagtagtGGACgagactgttggcgtggagcaaccccgcccccacttccccaTCCCGTTGCTTAGAGTGGGGAGCCTGTGGCCTgctcagcatattttctatgtaaccAATAGgctctttttttccaaatagtattttttttgtctgctgctgattctgatactcagaaatgcagttttaattttctttaaatgtgtcctCAATGATCAGAAGTTTGTCTACAGTTTGTCCTCTGCCGGCGTGTGACGATGActcagacagaaagaaaaaaagtttactgCAGCACAAACAATAAGAAACAGAACTGTTTactgcagttgttttttaaatattaaaagtgTTTGAATGAATAACTGATGAAGCGTGTTCTTGCTGCAGGTGTTGGGGGCGAACGCCATAACGGGAGGTGTGGAGCTGCTGGAGATCCGAGCTGATCATTTGACCAGAAACGACCTCGGAGACGAACAAGTGTGTTCAGTGAAGCGGAGACTTCTCTGCGGGCGATTCTGATTTATGATGTTGGTCATATCACAGGCCGTGACGGGTTCATTTGCTGCTTTTAGGCTTTCAATTCCATCGAAATAAATCTATGCGTTTCTTTTGGACTCCATTATGAAAGCAGAAACCTGAGCCGACTGTGTCTCGTCTCTCACAGATCTCGGTTTTGATGGGTGAGCCGTACTTCAGCACCAGCCTCTTACCGTGGCACTCCCTGTTCTTCTGGTACTGCCGCACCGCCCTGTCGGGCCTCTTGCGGCCCGACGCCACCATCCTGCCTTGTTCCGCCTCCCTCCATGTGGTGGCTGTGGAGTTCCAGGTTAGATAATCGTCTTCTCagcttttgcgatatgcgtattgcacagcttgatatcacgATAACAATATATTTGCGATCTATTGTGTAGGCCTAGCGGAAGTTCAAAAAAATCTTCGTCAGTCTTTGGCAATTTGTTCTAAATCGGCATAAGGCGTTGGTATTTAGTAGTATTTCTTTTGATGTGGAATTGTATTTTGTGTTTACTACAAGCTTATTTTACTACACGTAATCTTTTATAGTTTTGTCCTACTGTTATTTTAAGAATATTTATAACTGTCGCTTTCATTCAGTTTTAATGAGACCGCACGAAACCTCCCAATAACCTCATCCAACATCATGAAACGTCATGAAGCCTCATGAAGCCTCAGTTCTTTTTGTAAAACTCCTGGCTGCTTCGGCCGGTACACGAGGCTCTCAGttgcttttgtttacatttttttttctttttctcaggaCTTGTGGAGGATTCGAGCACGTTGTGGTCGTTGTGAAGGTTTCGATGTCACTCCCATGGATGAGATGGTTcaggtaaaaacacaaaatgactcCTAAAGAGGTTGGACTTTCactaaaatacacataaaaacacaaagtttccacaaaaatgttcttgaaagaatatttttttctctcacccTGAAGCTTCTTTTCTCCGTAAACTGTTCTTCCTGATGCTAAAATCTAGACTCACCTGGACTCACCTGCCCTCCTCTGACCCGCAGCGCTCTCTGGACTTCAGGGAGTCCCGGGAGGCGGAGCCTCACCCCTTATGGGAGTATCCATGCCGAGCTCTGACTCAGTCCGCCACCGCCATGACATTCGACTTCACTCAGTGTGTCCCCAGCCAGCCAATCAGTTGCCAGGGTTCACTGCCTCTGATCAGGTACCGCCTCTTTTGTTTGTGTGCCGGACCCCGTGGAGGCGAGGCTTCAGGcgactgtctgtctgttttaGGACCGGTTGTTGCCAAGGAGTTGCGTTGTGGATGGAGTATCAACTGACTGATGACATCACTGTCAGCACAGGTCTAACTGCACCAATCAGTGAacaggtttgttttatttggtttcATCTCCAACcattgtattttatgtttttgtttgtcttggGGTGATGAACAGATCTATGGAATTTTTAGGAGAATaggcaaaatgaaatgttttgatgtCCATGGCAGCGGCGGcgttttgttaaccacgcccacattatTTCCTAATAAGTTCATATCGTTTTGTTAaattgttcagcttgagccaacgactcatgttttacatttttacaatattttggtaaaaaaactgcattaacaGAGGGACGCAACTTTTGCGAGCCTAACGGCGCGCTAACGCCGTTAAAACTTGAAGCTGGTactaaaggtaaaaaaaaattgggagaAAATTCAAAATGGCGGCCTCCCTCctgggtcaaaggtcaagtAAACTTCGGTGGTGGTTATAGACATGCTTTATGCAGATCGCTCAGGGggaaataaaaagttttctttgcGCAGACTGTGGGGAAAATGTTaaacactttgccacaaaatggccaccaagctgtgggtcctgtggccatcccataataatttcaaaacttccttagAATATCCTCGCTCGCTGTTTCAAAAATACCTTTTCTCCAGGTACTGGGTGCGTTTTTGAGTTGGAATGATCCACTGTGGGCCATCATTAGGCGAGTTTGTTCAGTTGTTGACGAACGCTAGAAAAGTTGACCTGAAAGGCGCCTGATGGAAGCTTCCACCTGTCTTTGATTCCTGTCATCAGTATTCAGCCTCCTTTTTCTAAACACTcagaaaagaactttaaaaagtgGCTCATTTGTTGaaacctttgtgttttgttttttttaaaaaccaacagaTTTTGATCTGATTTCCATCCCGTTCGCTGTAATCCTGATCAGCTGTGCTTCATCTGCAGGGCGACTGTGAGTGGAGTCGGCACAGGAAGCAGGCCGTGTATTTCCTGCGGTCGCCATGGCAGAGTTCAGGTGACGGCAGAGCCGCCGTTTCTTACAGCTTCACCTTTGAACCCGACTCGGGTGACATCAAGATGGACTTCAGCATCAGTG encodes:
- the prmt7 gene encoding protein arginine N-methyltransferase 7 isoform X2 gives rise to the protein MKTFCGRANPTTGALDWVEESEEYDYHQEIARSCYADMLHDHDRNEKYYQGIREAVARLKARGEKVIVLDIGTGTGLLSMMAVTAGADFCYAVEVFKPMAEAAQSIVERNGFSDKIKIINKHSTDVTVGAGGDMPTRANLLITELFDTELIGEGALPSYEHAHQHLVQEGCEAVPHRATVYAQLVESELLWGWAQLQPMEVKGVRLLPPPAVSRCAGAHSVCDIQLSQVSPASFKPLSPLCTMFSVDFSKPVSSAFQSHSAQFVARCSGRGQVVLSWWDLHMDPRGDVVCTMAPSWTYPHQKRAPWRDHWMQSVYFLPEESKVTEGDDLCLTVCHDDYSLWYSLQAHSRQDQQTEAPPPRPSCTCQAHLVWTRPRFGELNDGRRTESYVQALRSVLKEDAVCLSVSDGSLLPVFAHKLGAKKVYSLENSRMSKQLIEQVLGANAITGGVELLEIRADHLTRNDLGDEQISVLMGEPYFSTSLLPWHSLFFWYCRTALSGLLRPDATILPCSASLHVVAVEFQDLWRIRARCGRCEGFDVTPMDEMVQRSLDFRESREAEPHPLWEYPCRALTQSATAMTFDFTQCVPSQPISCQGSLPLIRTGCCQGVALWMEYQLTDDITVSTGLTAPISEQILI
- the prmt7 gene encoding protein arginine N-methyltransferase 7 isoform X1 — protein: MKTFCGRANPTTGALDWVEESEEYDYHQEIARSCYADMLHDHDRNEKYYQGIREAVARLKARGEKVIVLDIGTGTGLLSMMAVTAGADFCYAVEVFKPMAEAAQSIVERNGFSDKIKIINKHSTDVTVGAGGDMPTRANLLITELFDTELIGEGALPSYEHAHQHLVQEGCEAVPHRATVYAQLVESELLWGWAQLQPMEVKGVRLLPPPAVSRCAGAHSVCDIQLSQVSPASFKPLSPLCTMFSVDFSKPVSSAFQSHSAQFVARCSGRGQVVLSWWDLHMDPRGDVVCTMAPSWTYPHQKRAPWRDHWMQSVYFLPEESKVTEGDDLCLTVCHDDYSLWYSLQAHSRQDQQTEAPPPRPSCTCQAHLVWTRPRFGELNDGRRTESYVQALRSVLKEDAVCLSVSDGSLLPVFAHKLGAKKVYSLENSRMSKQLIEQVLGANAITGGVELLEIRADHLTRNDLGDEQISVLMGEPYFSTSLLPWHSLFFWYCRTALSGLLRPDATILPCSASLHVVAVEFQDLWRIRARCGRCEGFDVTPMDEMVQRSLDFRESREAEPHPLWEYPCRALTQSATAMTFDFTQCVPSQPISCQGSLPLIRTGCCQGVALWMEYQLTDDITVSTGLTAPISEQGDCEWSRHRKQAVYFLRSPWQSSGDGRAAVSYSFTFEPDSGDIKMDFSISAL
- the prmt7 gene encoding protein arginine N-methyltransferase 7 isoform X3, translating into MKTFCGRANPTTGALDWVEESEEYDYHQEIARSCYADMLHDHDRNEKYYQGIREAVARLKARGEKVIVLDIGTGTGLLSMMAVTAGADFCYAVEVFKPMAEAAQSIVERNGFSDKIKIINKHSTDVTVGAGGDMPTRANLLITELFDTELIGEGALPSYEHAHQHLVQEGCEAVPHRATVYAQLVESELLWGWAQLQPMEVKGVRLLPPPAVSRCAGAHSVCDIQLSQVSPASFKPLSPLCTMFSVDFSKPVSSAFQSHSAQFVARCSGRGQVVLSWWDLHMDPRGDVVCTMAPSWTYPHQKRAPWRDHWMQSVYFLPEESKVTEGDDLCLTVCHDDYSLWYSLQAHSRQDQQTEAPPPRPSCTCQAHLVWTRPRFGELNDGRRTESYVQALRSVLKEDAVCLSVSDGSLLPVFAHKLGAKKVYSLENSRMSKQLIEQVLGANAITGGVELLEIRADHLTRNDLGDEQISVLMGEPYFSTSLLPWHSLFFWYCRTALSGLLRPDATILPCSASLHVVAVEFQDLWRIRARCGRCEGFDVTPMDEMVQTHLDSPALL